The following proteins are encoded in a genomic region of Pseudodesulfovibrio mercurii:
- a CDS encoding DegT/DnrJ/EryC1/StrS family aminotransferase, producing the protein MPVRSKDNFLVFGAPLIGQEEIDEVVDSMKSGWLGTGPKVARFEKEFSAYVGASHAAACNSCTAALHLSLVALGLQPGDEVITTPLTFCASVNAIIHAGGTPVLADVDPVTQNIDPDCIREKITPRTRAILPVHFAGRSCDMDPIMAIAEEHGLKVVEDCAHAIETTYKGRHAGTFGDFGCFSFYVTKNVCTGEGGMVIAREEADIQDIKVLGLHGMSADAWKRFSDEGYKHYQVIHAGFKYNMMDLQAAIGIHQLERVEENFKRRCEIWDMYQEAFRALPVGTPAPEEPDTRHARHLYTLMIDPVACGLDRDQFLVRLTKENIGAGVHYLAIPEHPYYRDRYGWKLEDTPHAVALGRETLSLPLSAKLTDADVADVIKAVNICLE; encoded by the coding sequence ATGCCCGTTCGTTCCAAAGATAATTTTCTGGTTTTCGGCGCGCCCCTCATCGGGCAGGAGGAGATCGACGAGGTCGTGGACTCCATGAAGTCCGGCTGGCTCGGCACCGGCCCCAAGGTGGCCCGGTTCGAGAAGGAATTCTCGGCCTATGTCGGGGCCTCCCACGCCGCGGCCTGCAACTCCTGCACGGCCGCCCTGCACCTCTCCCTGGTTGCCCTGGGGCTTCAGCCCGGCGACGAGGTCATCACCACGCCGCTGACCTTCTGCGCCTCGGTCAACGCCATCATCCACGCCGGGGGCACGCCCGTGCTGGCCGACGTGGACCCGGTCACCCAGAACATCGACCCGGACTGCATCCGCGAGAAGATCACCCCGCGCACCAGGGCCATCCTGCCCGTGCACTTCGCGGGCCGGTCCTGCGACATGGACCCGATCATGGCCATTGCCGAAGAGCACGGCCTGAAGGTGGTCGAGGACTGCGCCCACGCCATCGAGACCACCTACAAGGGGCGGCACGCGGGCACCTTCGGCGACTTCGGCTGCTTCTCGTTCTACGTGACCAAGAACGTCTGCACCGGCGAGGGCGGCATGGTCATCGCCCGCGAGGAGGCGGACATCCAGGACATCAAGGTGCTGGGCCTGCACGGCATGTCGGCCGACGCCTGGAAGCGGTTCTCGGACGAGGGCTACAAGCACTACCAGGTGATCCACGCCGGGTTCAAATACAACATGATGGACCTCCAGGCGGCCATCGGCATCCACCAGCTGGAGCGGGTGGAGGAGAACTTCAAGCGGCGCTGCGAGATCTGGGACATGTACCAGGAGGCCTTCCGCGCCCTGCCCGTGGGCACCCCGGCCCCGGAGGAGCCCGACACCCGCCACGCCCGGCACCTCTACACCCTGATGATCGACCCCGTGGCCTGCGGGCTGGACCGCGACCAGTTCCTGGTCCGGCTGACCAAGGAGAACATCGGCGCGGGCGTGCACTACCTGGCCATCCCCGAGCACCCCTACTACCGGGACCGCTACGGCTGGAAGCTGGAGGACACCCCCCACGCCGTGGCCCTGGGCCGCGAGACCCTGAGCCTGCCGCTGTCGGCCAAGCTGACCGACGCCGACGTGGCCGACGTCATCAAGGCCGTGAATATCTGCCTGGAATAG
- a CDS encoding Nif11-like leader peptide family natural product precursor: MSKKEVERLLIAGGENKSVKAKYNAIASKEAFVAAAAEDGYDFTVEELDAVLKESGDDFTTYGNPPARSIWWA; the protein is encoded by the coding sequence ATGTCCAAAAAGGAAGTGGAGCGTCTGCTGATCGCAGGCGGAGAGAATAAGAGCGTCAAGGCCAAGTACAACGCCATCGCCAGCAAGGAGGCCTTTGTGGCCGCCGCCGCCGAGGATGGGTATGATTTCACCGTCGAGGAGTTGGACGCGGTACTGAAAGAGTCCGGCGACGACTTCACCACCTACGGCAATCCCCCCGCCCGCTCCATCTGGTGGGCCTAG
- a CDS encoding PrsW family glutamic-type intramembrane protease: MDFLLFLMAVVPSAVLLWLFVSSDKYPEPAGALVSSFLLGVLIVLGIYLLFPFLSLVASGLPADNPYIVGASHAFLMAALPEEALKFIVLRRYCVNHPAFDEPMDGIVYGVTVSLGFATAENLLYVLDGGLHVAVGRAFLAVPCHALVGAVMGYHVGQAAFSRGERSGLYVKALLLSILFHGLYDFAPLTFRAAASMDYAIPEPVSLGLDAFFVVVLFVLVQYVAVLTRSMKARQREQAPPSFGFSRDLPNRVGALDPTVSRSRVGRWIKACRDETAPMDLLFSALCLMGVFCALAGAAHMGTPGDPLSRISLAVAVVFFVYGIGFAARGMGKLTVKMLRERDRR, from the coding sequence GTGGATTTTCTGCTCTTCCTCATGGCTGTTGTGCCGTCCGCCGTGCTGCTCTGGCTCTTCGTGTCGAGCGACAAGTATCCGGAACCGGCCGGGGCCCTGGTCTCGTCCTTTCTCCTGGGCGTGCTCATCGTCCTGGGCATCTACCTGCTCTTTCCCTTCCTGTCCCTGGTGGCCTCGGGCCTGCCTGCGGACAACCCCTACATTGTCGGCGCGAGCCACGCCTTTCTCATGGCCGCCCTGCCCGAGGAGGCCCTCAAGTTCATCGTGCTCAGGCGCTACTGCGTCAACCACCCGGCCTTTGACGAGCCCATGGACGGCATCGTCTACGGCGTGACCGTGTCCCTCGGATTCGCCACGGCCGAGAACCTGCTCTACGTCCTGGACGGCGGCCTGCACGTGGCCGTGGGCCGCGCCTTTCTGGCCGTGCCCTGCCACGCCCTGGTCGGCGCGGTCATGGGCTACCACGTGGGGCAGGCCGCCTTTTCGCGCGGCGAGCGCAGCGGGCTGTACGTCAAGGCCCTGCTGCTCTCCATCCTCTTCCACGGGCTGTACGACTTCGCGCCCCTGACCTTCCGGGCGGCCGCGTCCATGGACTACGCCATCCCCGAGCCCGTCTCCCTCGGCCTGGACGCGTTTTTCGTCGTGGTCCTGTTCGTCCTGGTCCAGTACGTGGCCGTGCTGACCCGGTCCATGAAGGCCCGGCAGCGCGAGCAGGCGCCCCCGAGCTTCGGCTTCAGCCGGGACCTGCCCAACCGGGTGGGCGCCCTGGACCCGACCGTCAGTCGCAGCCGGGTCGGGCGGTGGATCAAGGCCTGCCGGGACGAGACCGCGCCCATGGACCTGCTCTTTTCCGCCCTGTGCCTCATGGGCGTGTTCTGCGCCCTGGCGGGCGCGGCCCACATGGGCACCCCCGGCGACCCCCTTTCGCGCATCTCCCTGGCCGTGGCCGTGGTCTTCTTCGTCTACGGCATCGGCTTCGCGGCCCGGGGCATGGGCAAGCTCACGGTCAAGATGCTCCGGGAGCGGGACCGCCGATGA
- a CDS encoding GGDEF domain-containing protein — protein sequence MHIRTKLTASYVVIGLVGCLTAVLVARQWIRGDFEDYVLRQEFREFRADLTDYAARHGGLDRALHEEPFSTFAAPLDATRQWQGQPFRFLVMDPDGTVLFPAGRYKAGDTVPGEVLADAEPVTVDGRTQALVAHTGLARLVREDANFLGMTDAALLGGAACAAVLAALLGSALAWRQGRPTCRLLESVRQACGEEGGAQCIEITSDDELGELAENYNLMSRELARCRFELSELAVIDPQTNLYNRRHFDEQARQFFESARRYEQPMSVMMGDLDHFRVLNDNFSREVGDMVLEKVAELFTRHTRKSDVVARYGGEEFVVLFTNTARDRAAIACENIRRAVEAYPWDEFHPGLKVTISMGLADNVDLDSAASMVSRADQYLSAAKAGGRNQVAGTE from the coding sequence ATGCACATTCGAACCAAGCTGACCGCGAGCTACGTCGTCATCGGTCTCGTCGGCTGCCTGACGGCCGTCCTCGTTGCCCGGCAATGGATCCGCGGCGACTTCGAGGACTATGTCCTGCGCCAGGAATTCCGGGAGTTCCGCGCGGACCTGACGGACTACGCCGCCCGGCACGGCGGCCTGGACCGGGCTCTGCACGAAGAGCCGTTCAGCACCTTCGCGGCCCCGCTCGACGCGACCCGGCAATGGCAGGGCCAGCCGTTCCGCTTCCTGGTCATGGACCCGGACGGCACGGTCCTGTTTCCGGCCGGACGGTACAAGGCCGGGGACACCGTTCCCGGCGAGGTCCTGGCCGACGCCGAGCCCGTGACCGTGGACGGCAGGACCCAGGCCCTGGTGGCCCATACCGGCCTGGCCCGGCTGGTCAGGGAAGACGCGAATTTTCTCGGCATGACCGACGCCGCCCTGCTCGGCGGCGCGGCCTGCGCCGCCGTCCTGGCCGCGCTCCTGGGGTCGGCCCTTGCCTGGCGGCAGGGGCGGCCGACCTGCCGGCTGCTCGAATCCGTACGCCAGGCATGCGGCGAAGAGGGCGGCGCGCAGTGCATCGAGATCACCTCGGACGACGAACTGGGCGAACTGGCCGAGAACTACAACCTCATGAGTCGGGAGCTGGCCCGCTGCCGCTTCGAACTGAGCGAACTGGCCGTGATCGACCCCCAGACAAACCTGTACAACCGCCGCCATTTCGACGAGCAGGCCCGGCAGTTCTTCGAGAGCGCCAGGCGCTACGAACAGCCCATGTCCGTCATGATGGGCGACCTGGATCACTTCCGCGTCCTGAACGACAACTTCTCGCGCGAGGTCGGGGACATGGTCCTGGAAAAGGTGGCCGAACTGTTCACCAGGCACACCCGCAAGAGCGACGTGGTCGCCCGCTACGGCGGCGAGGAGTTCGTGGTCCTGTTCACCAACACCGCCCGGGACCGGGCCGCCATCGCCTGTGAAAACATCCGCCGGGCCGTGGAGGCCTACCCCTGGGACGAGTTCCACCCCGGCCTCAAGGTGACCATCTCCATGGGACTGGCCGACAACGTCGACCTGGACAGCGCCGCGTCCATGGTCTCCCGCGCCGACCAATACCTGTCCGCCGCCAAGGCCGGCGGCCGCAACCAGGTGGCCGGGACCGAGTAA
- the fmt gene encoding methionyl-tRNA formyltransferase, whose protein sequence is MEEIANGTSSPESWGAVALKPLRVVFMGTPDFAAEALEILLKFDAAQVVAAYTQPDRPCGRGRQCTPSAVKRVALEHGIPVLQPVNFKDPADVAELAALAPDVLVVAAYGLILPQSVLDIPAILPLNIHASLLPHWRGAAPIQRAVENGDVVTGISIMKMEAGLDTGPVMVQRALRIGHNDHAGTIHDELAKLGGICICEALARLQTGAYDLKPQDDALATYAKKLEKKEGEIDWNRPAEAIHNQIRAMYPWPGAFFDWTNPDGKVLRLLVTPGEISEESAPKVAPGTVLGEMDGKLAITTADRIYLTPEVKPQGKKGMDATAFTCGYMKECK, encoded by the coding sequence ATGGAAGAGATAGCCAACGGAACGAGCTCGCCGGAGTCCTGGGGCGCGGTGGCCCTCAAGCCCCTGCGCGTGGTTTTCATGGGCACCCCGGACTTCGCGGCCGAGGCGCTTGAAATCCTGCTCAAGTTCGACGCCGCCCAGGTGGTGGCCGCGTACACCCAGCCGGACCGGCCCTGCGGGCGCGGCAGGCAGTGCACGCCGTCGGCGGTCAAGCGGGTGGCGCTCGAACACGGCATCCCGGTCCTCCAGCCGGTCAACTTCAAGGACCCGGCGGACGTGGCCGAACTGGCGGCCCTTGCGCCCGACGTCCTGGTGGTGGCGGCCTACGGGCTGATCCTGCCCCAGTCGGTCCTCGACATCCCGGCCATCCTGCCGCTGAACATCCACGCCTCGCTGCTGCCCCACTGGCGCGGCGCGGCCCCGATCCAGCGGGCCGTGGAGAACGGCGACGTGGTCACCGGCATCTCGATCATGAAGATGGAGGCAGGGCTGGACACCGGCCCGGTCATGGTCCAGCGCGCCCTGCGCATCGGCCACAACGACCACGCGGGGACCATCCACGACGAGCTGGCCAAGCTTGGCGGCATCTGCATCTGCGAGGCCCTGGCCCGGCTCCAGACCGGGGCCTACGACCTCAAGCCCCAGGACGACGCCCTGGCCACCTACGCGAAAAAGCTGGAAAAGAAGGAAGGCGAGATCGACTGGAACCGGCCCGCCGAGGCGATCCACAACCAGATTCGGGCCATGTACCCCTGGCCCGGCGCGTTCTTCGACTGGACCAACCCGGACGGCAAGGTCCTGCGCCTGCTCGTGACGCCGGGCGAAATCTCCGAGGAGTCGGCCCCCAAGGTCGCGCCCGGCACGGTGCTGGGCGAGATGGACGGCAAACTGGCCATCACCACGGCGGACAGGATATACCTGACCCCGGAGGTCAAGCCGCAGGGCAAAAAGGGCATGGACGCCACGGCCTTCACCTGCGGATACATGAAGGAATGCAAGTAG
- the hisI gene encoding phosphoribosyl-AMP cyclohydrolase: protein MIRPDFEKMKGLVPAIAQDAETGEILMMAYMNEEAWNRTLETGEAHYWSRSRQEIWHKGGTSGHTQKVKSIRIDCDDDTLVLLIEQIGGAACHKGYRSCFYREIKDGVVSECAPHVFDPKEVYKK from the coding sequence GTGATCAGACCCGATTTCGAGAAGATGAAAGGCCTTGTGCCCGCCATCGCCCAGGACGCCGAGACAGGCGAAATCCTGATGATGGCCTACATGAATGAAGAAGCCTGGAACAGGACCCTGGAAACCGGCGAGGCCCATTACTGGAGCCGCAGCCGTCAGGAGATATGGCATAAGGGCGGTACCTCGGGCCATACGCAGAAGGTGAAGTCCATCCGCATTGACTGCGACGACGACACCTTGGTACTTCTGATCGAACAGATCGGCGGTGCGGCCTGCCACAAGGGCTACCGCTCCTGCTTCTACCGCGAAATCAAGGACGGCGTGGTCAGCGAATGCGCGCCCCACGTCTTCGACCCCAAAGAGGTATATAAGAAATGA
- the aspS gene encoding aspartate--tRNA ligase: MSEQERDYDEFRVIEDLAGWRRTHHNNELTAADMDREVCLMGWVQFRRDHGGLIFLDLRDREGMTQVVFNPEDNATVHERAHAIRPEYVVAVKGRVRPRPEGMANPNMITGEIEIEVTDYKLLNTSETPPFPIEDRVEVAENLRLKYRFLDLRRPSLARNFILRNKAAQSVRRYLDALGFLEVETPVLTKSTPEGARDFLVPSRVNQGEFYALPQSPQLFKQMLMVAGMDRYFQIVKCFRDEDLRADRQPEFTQIDIEMSFVDEALIQDMAEGMVRTLFRETIGVNLPDPFPRMTFADAMRDYGVDKPDLRFELKHIDITDVFKESGFKVFASSELVKVMVVPGGAELSRKEIDEYTKFVEIYGSKGLAWIKVKEDGEWQSPIVKFFSEAEIATLRERSGCKPGDILFFQAGPADVANAALGNLRCELGKRFNLIREGEFKPVWITDFPLLEWDPDEKRFVARHHPFTSARPEQMQVLKEDPGQAIARAYDIVMNGFEVGGGSIRIHTEEQQEAMFAALGIGKEEAEEKFGFLMNALRYGAPPHGGIAFGLDRLIMILTGSKSIRDVIAFPKTQKATCLLTEAPSEVPNKQLRELGIRLREKKKEE, from the coding sequence ATGTCCGAACAAGAGAGAGATTACGACGAGTTCCGCGTCATAGAGGACCTGGCTGGCTGGCGGCGCACGCACCACAACAACGAGCTGACCGCCGCCGACATGGACCGGGAGGTCTGCCTCATGGGCTGGGTCCAGTTCCGCCGCGACCACGGCGGGCTGATCTTCCTGGACCTGCGCGACCGCGAGGGCATGACCCAGGTAGTCTTCAACCCCGAGGACAACGCCACGGTCCACGAACGCGCCCACGCCATCCGCCCCGAGTACGTGGTGGCGGTCAAGGGTCGGGTCCGCCCGCGTCCCGAGGGCATGGCCAACCCGAACATGATCACCGGCGAGATCGAGATCGAGGTCACGGACTACAAGCTGCTGAACACCTCCGAGACGCCGCCCTTCCCCATCGAGGACCGCGTCGAGGTGGCCGAGAACCTGCGCCTCAAATACCGCTTCCTGGACCTGCGGCGGCCCTCCCTGGCCCGCAACTTCATCCTGCGCAACAAGGCCGCGCAGTCGGTCCGCCGCTACCTGGACGCACTCGGCTTCCTCGAGGTGGAGACCCCGGTGCTGACCAAGTCCACCCCCGAGGGCGCGCGCGACTTCCTGGTGCCGAGCCGGGTCAACCAGGGCGAGTTCTACGCCCTGCCCCAGTCCCCGCAGCTGTTCAAGCAGATGCTCATGGTCGCGGGCATGGACCGCTATTTCCAGATCGTCAAATGCTTCCGCGACGAGGACCTGCGCGCCGACCGCCAGCCCGAGTTCACCCAGATCGACATCGAGATGTCCTTCGTGGACGAGGCGCTGATCCAGGACATGGCCGAGGGCATGGTCCGGACCCTGTTCCGGGAGACCATCGGCGTGAACCTGCCCGACCCGTTCCCGCGCATGACCTTTGCCGACGCCATGCGCGACTACGGCGTGGACAAGCCGGACCTGCGCTTCGAGCTCAAGCACATCGACATCACCGACGTGTTCAAGGAGTCCGGGTTCAAGGTCTTCGCCTCCTCCGAACTGGTCAAGGTCATGGTCGTGCCCGGCGGGGCCGAGCTGTCCCGCAAGGAAATCGACGAATACACCAAGTTCGTGGAGATCTACGGCTCCAAGGGGCTGGCCTGGATCAAGGTCAAGGAGGACGGCGAGTGGCAGTCCCCCATCGTCAAATTCTTCTCGGAAGCTGAGATCGCCACCCTGCGCGAGCGCTCCGGCTGCAAGCCCGGCGACATCCTCTTCTTCCAGGCCGGTCCGGCCGACGTGGCCAACGCCGCGCTCGGCAACCTGCGCTGCGAGCTGGGCAAGCGCTTCAACCTGATCCGCGAGGGCGAGTTCAAGCCCGTGTGGATCACCGACTTCCCGCTCCTCGAGTGGGACCCGGACGAGAAGCGCTTCGTGGCCCGGCACCATCCCTTCACCTCGGCCCGGCCCGAGCAGATGCAGGTCCTCAAGGAGGACCCGGGCCAGGCCATCGCCCGGGCCTACGACATAGTCATGAACGGCTTCGAGGTGGGCGGCGGCTCCATCCGCATCCACACCGAGGAGCAGCAGGAGGCCATGTTCGCGGCGCTCGGCATCGGCAAGGAAGAGGCCGAGGAGAAGTTCGGCTTCCTCATGAACGCGCTCCGCTACGGCGCGCCGCCCCACGGCGGCATCGCCTTCGGCCTGGACCGCCTGATCATGATCCTGACCGGGTCCAAGTCCATCCGCGACGTCATCGCCTTCCCCAAGACCCAGAAGGCCACCTGCCTCCTGACCGAGGCCCCGTCCGAGGTCCCGAACAAGCAGCTCCGCGAACTGGGCATCCGGTTGCGCGAGAAGAAAAAAGAAGAATAG
- the def gene encoding peptide deformylase — MRLEICTWPDEVLEAKAEPITEITPELDELIENMVQTMYESDGVGLAAPQVNQSIRLICVDQTGPKERGDLRVLINPEIVECDGEVESDEGCLSCPELNLKVRRKERVKVKALNRSGKEICVETGGLLAIILQHEIDHLEGVTLADRSGRLKKAMYRKKALRWKR, encoded by the coding sequence ATGCGATTAGAGATATGTACCTGGCCCGACGAGGTACTCGAGGCCAAGGCCGAACCCATCACCGAGATCACGCCCGAACTGGACGAACTCATCGAGAACATGGTCCAGACCATGTACGAGTCCGACGGCGTCGGATTGGCCGCCCCGCAGGTGAACCAGTCCATCCGGCTGATCTGCGTGGACCAGACCGGTCCCAAGGAGCGCGGCGACCTGCGGGTGCTCATCAACCCGGAGATCGTCGAGTGCGACGGCGAGGTGGAGTCCGACGAGGGCTGCCTCAGCTGCCCGGAGCTGAACCTCAAGGTCCGGCGCAAGGAGCGGGTCAAGGTCAAGGCCCTGAACCGCTCGGGCAAGGAGATCTGCGTGGAGACCGGCGGCCTGCTGGCCATCATCCTGCAGCACGAGATCGACCATCTGGAGGGCGTGACCCTGGCCGACCGCTCGGGCCGCCTGAAGAAAGCCATGTACCGCAAGAAGGCCCTGAGATGGAAGAGATAG
- a CDS encoding response regulator — MSAQKILVVEDHRDTRELLKYNLTAAGFDVAAAEDGQLGLNLAHAFKPDIILLDLMMPGTDGLEVCRQLKGDPATARIPVIMLTAKGEEVDKIVGLELGADDYVVKPFSPRELVLRIKAILRRYGAPEPNAPKLWEREGLRIDFEAHQITIDGEETALTATEFKLLTVLVSGAGKVQTRDNLLDTVWDTHFEGYSRTVDTHVRRLRQKLGPYAPWIETIRGVGYRFKA; from the coding sequence GTGTCAGCCCAGAAAATCCTGGTGGTCGAAGACCACAGAGACACGCGAGAACTGCTGAAATACAACCTCACCGCCGCCGGGTTCGACGTGGCCGCCGCCGAGGACGGCCAGCTCGGCCTGAACCTGGCCCACGCCTTCAAGCCCGACATCATCCTGCTCGACCTGATGATGCCCGGCACCGACGGCCTGGAAGTCTGCCGCCAGCTCAAGGGCGATCCGGCCACGGCCCGCATCCCGGTGATCATGCTCACAGCCAAGGGCGAGGAGGTGGACAAGATCGTCGGCCTGGAGCTCGGGGCGGATGACTACGTGGTCAAGCCCTTTTCCCCGCGCGAACTGGTCCTGCGCATCAAGGCGATCCTGCGCCGCTACGGCGCACCCGAGCCCAACGCCCCCAAGCTGTGGGAGCGCGAGGGCTTGCGCATCGACTTCGAGGCGCACCAGATCACCATCGACGGGGAGGAGACGGCCCTGACGGCCACGGAATTCAAGCTCCTGACCGTGCTCGTGTCCGGCGCGGGCAAGGTCCAGACCCGCGACAACCTCCTGGACACGGTCTGGGACACCCACTTCGAGGGCTACTCCCGCACCGTGGACACCCACGTCCGCAGGCTGCGCCAGAAGCTCGGCCCCTACGCCCCCTGGATCGAGACGATCCGAGGGGTCGGCTACCGCTTCAAGGCGTAG
- a CDS encoding DUF116 domain-containing protein produces the protein MQVVAPLDQPRSVHRARKRLFVGLISVSCLVMCVFLALLWVVPYIGLDTIHPAAKWVLGALVIALIGLVCVAYWGLFLNIVTKKPLPGARRFRGLTIKLFLPLMVLLGRAIGIRKEHIMLSFISVNNELVLAEAGRYAPGEILLLMPHCLQNSRCDRRLTYDINNCVRCGKCPMAGLLELHDRYGVNLAIATGGTVARRIVVQLRPRLIIAVACYRDLSSGIQDTYPLPVFGVLNERPHGPCLDTTVSLPVVEKMLGRFIDPNKAKDGRTISTGQAAQS, from the coding sequence ATGCAAGTAGTCGCCCCCCTGGACCAGCCACGGTCCGTGCACCGGGCGCGCAAGCGCCTGTTCGTCGGATTGATCAGCGTCTCCTGCCTGGTCATGTGCGTGTTCCTGGCCCTGCTCTGGGTGGTGCCGTACATCGGCCTGGACACCATCCACCCGGCGGCCAAGTGGGTTCTCGGCGCGCTGGTCATCGCCCTCATCGGCCTGGTCTGCGTGGCCTACTGGGGGCTGTTCCTGAACATCGTCACCAAAAAGCCCCTGCCCGGCGCGCGCCGTTTCCGGGGGCTGACCATCAAGCTGTTCCTGCCGCTCATGGTCCTGCTGGGCCGGGCCATCGGCATACGCAAGGAACACATCATGCTGTCGTTCATCTCGGTGAACAACGAGCTGGTCCTGGCCGAGGCCGGACGGTACGCCCCCGGCGAAATCCTCCTGCTCATGCCCCACTGCCTGCAAAACTCCCGCTGCGACCGGCGGCTGACCTACGACATCAACAACTGCGTGCGCTGCGGCAAGTGCCCTATGGCCGGACTGCTCGAACTGCACGACCGCTACGGCGTGAACCTGGCCATCGCCACGGGCGGGACCGTGGCCCGGCGCATCGTGGTCCAGCTGCGGCCCCGGCTGATCATCGCCGTGGCCTGTTACCGGGACCTCTCCTCCGGCATCCAGGACACCTACCCCCTGCCGGTCTTCGGCGTGCTCAACGAGCGGCCCCACGGCCCCTGCCTGGACACCACGGTCTCCCTGCCCGTGGTCGAGAAGATGCTCGGCCGGTTCATCGACCCGAACAAGGCCAAGGACGGCCGGACCATCTCCACGGGCCAGGCAGCCCAAAGCTGA
- the hisG gene encoding ATP phosphoribosyltransferase, whose amino-acid sequence MSEQFLRLGVPKGSLQDATIKLFEKAGWKIKLHERNDFPDIDDNRIKCSLARAQEMSMYVENGTFDVGLTGMDWIRENKSDVVVVDDLIYSKVSNRKARWVLCVRGDSPYRRPEDLEGKKISTELMGFTKEYFESMGINVDVSFSWGTTEAKVVEGLCDGIVEITETGTTIKANGLRIIAELMQTNTQIIANKDAWADPRKRQLIEEINMLLQGALRAGKMVGLKMNLPKDKLPELNGTLPSLNSPTVAELQDPNWLSVEVMVEEKIVRELIPKLVAFGAEGIIEYPLNKVI is encoded by the coding sequence ATGAGTGAACAATTTCTCCGACTCGGCGTTCCCAAGGGCTCCCTCCAGGACGCGACCATAAAGCTTTTCGAAAAGGCGGGCTGGAAGATCAAGCTGCACGAGCGCAACGACTTCCCGGATATCGACGACAACCGCATCAAGTGCTCCCTGGCCCGCGCCCAGGAGATGTCCATGTACGTGGAGAACGGCACCTTCGACGTCGGCCTGACCGGCATGGACTGGATCCGCGAGAACAAGTCCGACGTGGTCGTGGTCGATGACCTGATCTACTCCAAGGTCAGCAACCGCAAGGCCCGCTGGGTGCTGTGCGTGCGCGGCGACTCCCCGTACCGGCGGCCCGAGGACCTGGAGGGCAAGAAGATCTCCACCGAGCTCATGGGCTTCACCAAGGAGTACTTCGAGTCCATGGGCATCAACGTGGACGTGTCCTTTTCCTGGGGCACCACCGAGGCCAAGGTGGTCGAGGGGCTGTGCGACGGCATCGTGGAGATCACCGAGACCGGCACGACCATCAAGGCCAACGGCCTGCGGATCATCGCCGAGCTGATGCAGACCAACACCCAGATCATCGCCAACAAGGACGCCTGGGCCGATCCCAGGAAGCGCCAGCTCATCGAGGAGATCAACATGCTGCTCCAGGGCGCGCTGCGCGCGGGCAAGATGGTCGGTCTCAAGATGAACCTGCCCAAGGACAAGCTGCCGGAGCTGAACGGCACCCTGCCGTCCTTGAACTCCCCCACCGTGGCCGAGTTGCAGGACCCCAACTGGCTGTCCGTCGAGGTCATGGTCGAGGAGAAGATCGTCCGGGAGTTGATTCCGAAACTTGTCGCCTTCGGCGCCGAGGGGATCATCGAGTATCCGTTGAACAAGGTTATTTAG